The Deinococcus fonticola sequence TTTCCGCGCCGGCTTGGCCCCGGCGGGCGTGTGACCGAAGGTGAATTCATTGCCCTGCACGTCCACATGGGCCTCTCCCCCACCCTTCAGTTCACCGAACAGCAGCAGGTCGGCCAGCGGGCGTTTCAGGCGTTCCTCGATCACGCGGGCCAGCGGGCGCGCGCCCATCAGCGGGTCGTAGCCCAGCTCGGCCAGGCGGGCGCGGGCGGCCTCGCTGACGGTCAGGGTGACGTTCCGTTCCGTCAGTTGCGCGATCAGTTCGTTCAGGAACTTCGTGACGACGTGCCCCATCACTTCGCGCGCGAGGGGCCTGAAGTGAATCACCGCGTCCAGGCGGTTGCGGAATTCCGGCGTGAAGGTGCGCTTGACCGCTTCGGCTTCCTCGCCGGCGCGGCCCTCGCGGGAAAAGCCCAGGGCCGGCCGGCTGGCGTCGGCGGCCCCGGCGTTGGTGGTAAAGATCAGAATGACGCCGCGAGCATCGACTTTCTTCCCGGCATGGTCGGTCACGGTGCCGTGATCCATGAGTTGCAGGAAGATGTTGTATACGTCCGGGTGGGCCTTCTCTATTTCGTCGAGCAGCAGCACCGCGTGCGGATTTTTGGCGATGGCGTCGGTCAGCAGGCCGCCCTGGTCGAAGCCCACGTAACCGGGAGGGGCACCGATCAATCGGGCCACCGTGTGCGCTTCCTGGTACTCGGACATGTCGAAGCGCAGCAGTTCCAGGCCCAGGCGGTCGGCCAGGGCGCGGGCCAGTTCGGTTTTCCCGACTCCGGTAGGGCCAGCGAACAGGAACGCTCCCTGCGGTTTCTGCGGGTCGCGCAGGCCGGCGCGGGCCAGTTTCACGGCGCTGGAGACGGTCTGCACCGCCTGATCCTGACCGTACACGCGACCTTTCAGGTCTTCTTCCAGCGTGGCGAGGGACTTCGTTTCCTCGGCGCTGACGCTGCCCACCGGCACGCGGGCCATGCGGGCCACCGTGGCCTCGATGTCCTTCACGCCAATTTTTCCGGTCTTGCCGGCCGACGACAGGGCCGCCCCGGCCTCGTCCAGCACGTCGATGGCCTTGTCGGGCAGGAAGCGGTCGCGCAGGTAACGGGCGCTGAGTTTCACGGCGGCGTCCAGCGCGTCCGGGGTGTACTTCACGCCGTGGTGCTCGGCATAACGCGGCGCGAGGCCCCGGAGGATTTTCAGGGCGTCGTCCTCGGAGGGTTCGGGCACGTCCACGGTCTGAAAGCGCCGCCACAGGGCACGGTCTTTTTCCAGGTGGCGCAGTTCGGCGGGCGTGGTCGCGCCCAGAACCCGCAGCCCCTTGCCATGAGCCGTGCCCCGCGCCAGCGCGGGTTTCAGCAGGTTGGCGGCGTCCACGCTGCCGCCCTCGGTGGCACCCGCGCCGACCAGGGTGTGCAGCTCGTCGATGAACAGCACCGCGTTTTGCCCCTCCAGTTCGGCCAGTACGCCCTTGAGCCGCTGCTCGAAGTCACCGCGGTAGCGCGTGCCGGCCAGCAGCGCGCCCAGGTCGAGGGCGTACACCTCCGCGCCCTTCAGGAACCCCGGCGCTTTTCCGTCGGCCACGCGCTGCGCGAGGCCCTCGGCCAGGGCGGTTTTGCCCACGCCCGGTTCACCGACCAGCACCGGGTTGTTCTTGGTGCGCCGCGCCAGGATATGCGTCATACGTGTCAGTTCGGTGTCGCGCCCGATCACCGGGTCGAATTCCCCGGCGCGGGCCTGCGCAGTCAGGTTGCTGGCGTAGGCTTCCAGCGGGTTCTGTTCGGCGGGGGCCTCCGGCTCTGGCTCCTGCACCCCGTCCACCCCGGCCACGCGGCGCTCGCGGCTGCGGCCCTCGACTTTCGCGGTGCCGTGCGAGAGGTAACCCAGCAGGT is a genomic window containing:
- a CDS encoding AAA family ATPase, giving the protein MITEALQEALQRAADLAREAGHEYVTQEHLLYVLLDDPECREALLALGLDIQRLRTRLLDGLDDLEVVPGGAQPEFTLGVHRVVQGAVLQLHASGKGHEQAGGLRVLVELMEEEDSPARAALEGLGVTRLDLLGYLSHGTAKVEGRSRERRVAGVDGVQEPEPEAPAEQNPLEAYASNLTAQARAGEFDPVIGRDTELTRMTHILARRTKNNPVLVGEPGVGKTALAEGLAQRVADGKAPGFLKGAEVYALDLGALLAGTRYRGDFEQRLKGVLAELEGQNAVLFIDELHTLVGAGATEGGSVDAANLLKPALARGTAHGKGLRVLGATTPAELRHLEKDRALWRRFQTVDVPEPSEDDALKILRGLAPRYAEHHGVKYTPDALDAAVKLSARYLRDRFLPDKAIDVLDEAGAALSSAGKTGKIGVKDIEATVARMARVPVGSVSAEETKSLATLEEDLKGRVYGQDQAVQTVSSAVKLARAGLRDPQKPQGAFLFAGPTGVGKTELARALADRLGLELLRFDMSEYQEAHTVARLIGAPPGYVGFDQGGLLTDAIAKNPHAVLLLDEIEKAHPDVYNIFLQLMDHGTVTDHAGKKVDARGVILIFTTNAGAADASRPALGFSREGRAGEEAEAVKRTFTPEFRNRLDAVIHFRPLAREVMGHVVTKFLNELIAQLTERNVTLTVSEAARARLAELGYDPLMGARPLARVIEERLKRPLADLLLFGELKGGGEAHVDVQGNEFTFGHTPAGAKPARKTRPA